GCACAGCAGTTACATATGGAGTTTCTGGACTCAGATTCTGTGATCGAAGAACGGACTGGTGCTGATATCAGCTGGGTCTTCGATGTAGAAGGCGAGGCGGGATTCCGTGCCCGTGAAGAAGCGGTCATCGATGATCTCACCCAGGAGCAGGGTATTGTGCTGGCGACCGGGGGTGGCTCGGTGAAAAGCAAAGAGAGCCGTAACCGTCTTTCTGCTCGCGGTATCGTGGTGTATCTGGAAACCACCATTGAGAAACAGCTGGCACGTACTCAGCGCGACAAGAAGCGCCCGCTGCTGCAGACGGACAACCCCCGCGAAGTACTGGAAGCGCTTGCAGAAGAGCGTAATCCATTGTATGAAGAGGTGGCAGACTACGTCGTGCGTACCGACGACCAGAGTGCAAAGGTCGTTGCCAATCAAATTATCAAAATGCTGGAAGAGCGTTAACTACGGGGACACAGAGAGCCATGGAGCGGATTACAGTTAATCTGGGTGAGAGAAGTTACGAGATTTCAATTGGCACCGGATTACTGTCCAGTCCGGATTACTTTTCCTCTGTGGCCGGTCGCCGGGTTGTGATCATCAGCAACGATACGGTTGCCCCGCTTTATGCCAGTACATTGCAGGCCACGCTTCGCCCGTTAGCGAAAGATGTGGCCCTGCTCAACCTGCCGGATGGCGAGCAGTACAAAACCCTCGATACTTTCAACCAGATTATGACCTTCCTGCTGGAAGGCAGTTATGGCCGTGACGTGGTGCTGGTGGCACTGGGTGGCGGTGTCATTGGCGATGTGGTCGGTTTTGCTGCGGCCAGCTTCCAGCGTGGTGTGGACTTTATTCAGGTGCCGACCACGCTGCTGGCACAGGTTGACTCTTCCGTCGGCGGCAAAACAGCCGTGAATCACCCGCTGGGCAAGAATATGATTGGTGCCTTTTACCAGCCGCAGGCGGTCGTGATTGATACTGATTGTCTGAAAAGTCTGCCGGCACGTGAGTTCGCTGCAGGCATGGCTGAGGTAATCAAATACGGGATTATCGTCGATCAGGAATTCTTCACTTGGCTGGAGCAGAATATTGCTCAGCTGCGTGCGCTGGACTCTGTGGCGCTGGGTCAGGCGATTGCCCGATGCTGTCAAATTAAGGCCGATGTGGTTGCCGCGGACGAGAAAGAG
This DNA window, taken from Photobacterium sp. CCB-ST2H9, encodes the following:
- the aroK gene encoding shikimate kinase AroK, with product MAEKRNIFLVGPMGAGKSTIGRHLAQQLHMEFLDSDSVIEERTGADISWVFDVEGEAGFRAREEAVIDDLTQEQGIVLATGGGSVKSKESRNRLSARGIVVYLETTIEKQLARTQRDKKRPLLQTDNPREVLEALAEERNPLYEEVADYVVRTDDQSAKVVANQIIKMLEER
- the aroB gene encoding 3-dehydroquinate synthase, translating into MERITVNLGERSYEISIGTGLLSSPDYFSSVAGRRVVIISNDTVAPLYASTLQATLRPLAKDVALLNLPDGEQYKTLDTFNQIMTFLLEGSYGRDVVLVALGGGVIGDVVGFAAASFQRGVDFIQVPTTLLAQVDSSVGGKTAVNHPLGKNMIGAFYQPQAVVIDTDCLKSLPAREFAAGMAEVIKYGIIVDQEFFTWLEQNIAQLRALDSVALGQAIARCCQIKADVVAADEKESGVRALLNLGHTFGHAIEAEMGYGNWLHGEAVAAGTVQAARTACLLGLLTSAQAEKIRALLEQADLPVLAPETMNFDHYIKHMMRDKKVLSGKLRLVLPTGIGQAEVVSDVPHDILRQVIEP